The following proteins are encoded in a genomic region of Micromonospora olivasterospora:
- the ltrA gene encoding group II intron reverse transcriptase/maturase, whose translation MRLLAYLAALVGALLVAAPAQAHVRAASVAVDLRSQGNGAAAVVDVEYGVLARLLSLWACMPPAGVRVGRERLRQILHRHRITFQRTKTWKESTGPQREVKIARIEYVSRHFPQRVFAFDEFGPLVIRPQASAGWALAGHPHRLPANYQVNTDAPPLEWPLLGSAELRVQKIQAKLHRWATDDPDRRFHDVFNLVHDPAFLLVAWQRVRGNRGARSAGVDGHTAFFIEARRGMEPFLAEIRDQLKTQQFRPLPVRERMIPKPGGKRRRLGIATVRDRIVQAALKLVLEPIFEADFLPCSYGFRPRRRAHDAVAEVRTFAGPPHRYEWVLEGDITARFDEIDHTLLMGLVRRRITDKQVLALVKAFLKAGIFSKETGLRESREGAPQGGILSPLLSNIALSVLDEHFDRITRHRRSLPRSQQRELPVFRLSRYADDWVLLVKGERDEVEALREEAAAVLDTVGLRLSQAKTVITHIDEGLDFLGWRIQRHRKPGTAKSYIYTYPSKKAVKAVTGKVRTLSRWNRNQPLEVLLYNLNPVLRGWCAYFQPGVSSATFAYLHGFTWRRVMGWLRRKHPG comes from the coding sequence GTGCGTCTACTGGCGTACCTCGCCGCCCTTGTCGGCGCGCTCCTCGTCGCCGCTCCGGCGCAGGCGCACGTCCGCGCGGCCTCGGTCGCCGTCGACCTGCGCAGCCAGGGCAACGGCGCCGCGGCTGTCGTCGACGTGGAGTACGGCGTCCTCGCCCGGCTGCTGAGTCTCTGGGCTTGCATGCCACCCGCCGGGGTCCGGGTGGGCCGGGAACGGCTGCGGCAGATCCTGCACCGACACCGGATCACCTTCCAGCGGACCAAGACGTGGAAGGAGTCCACCGGCCCGCAGCGCGAGGTCAAGATCGCCCGGATCGAGTACGTCAGCAGGCACTTCCCGCAGCGCGTGTTCGCGTTCGACGAGTTCGGGCCCCTGGTGATCCGCCCGCAGGCCAGCGCCGGGTGGGCGCTGGCCGGGCACCCGCACCGGCTGCCCGCGAACTATCAGGTGAATACCGACGCGCCGCCGCTGGAGTGGCCCTTGCTGGGGTCGGCTGAGCTGCGGGTACAGAAGATCCAGGCCAAGCTGCACCGATGGGCGACCGACGATCCAGATCGCCGGTTCCACGATGTGTTCAACCTCGTCCATGACCCTGCGTTCCTGCTGGTCGCATGGCAGCGGGTGCGGGGCAATCGGGGTGCCCGCTCGGCCGGCGTGGACGGCCATACCGCGTTCTTCATCGAAGCGCGCCGAGGCATGGAGCCATTCCTCGCCGAGATCCGCGACCAGCTGAAGACGCAGCAGTTCCGTCCCTTACCTGTCCGCGAACGGATGATTCCGAAACCGGGCGGCAAGCGACGCCGACTGGGCATCGCCACCGTGCGAGACCGCATCGTGCAGGCGGCCTTGAAGCTGGTCCTTGAACCGATTTTCGAGGCTGACTTCCTGCCCTGCTCATACGGCTTCCGGCCGAGGCGCAGAGCGCACGACGCGGTCGCTGAGGTCCGCACCTTCGCCGGTCCACCCCACCGTTACGAGTGGGTGTTGGAGGGCGACATCACGGCCCGCTTCGACGAGATCGACCACACCCTCCTGATGGGGCTCGTGCGGCGGCGGATCACGGACAAGCAGGTCTTGGCGCTGGTCAAGGCGTTCCTGAAGGCCGGGATCTTCAGCAAGGAGACGGGCCTGCGGGAGTCGCGTGAGGGCGCACCCCAGGGTGGCATCCTGTCGCCTTTGCTGTCCAACATCGCGTTGAGCGTGCTCGACGAGCACTTCGACCGCATCACCCGACACCGACGAAGCCTTCCCCGTAGTCAGCAACGCGAGCTGCCGGTGTTCCGGCTGTCGCGTTACGCCGACGACTGGGTCCTTCTGGTGAAGGGTGAACGGGACGAGGTCGAGGCGCTGCGCGAGGAAGCAGCGGCGGTGCTGGACACGGTCGGACTGCGCCTGTCGCAGGCCAAAACCGTGATCACCCACATCGACGAGGGCCTGGACTTCCTCGGCTGGCGCATCCAGCGTCACCGCAAGCCAGGCACGGCCAAGAGCTACATCTACACCTACCCGAGCAAGAAGGCCGTCAAGGCGGTCACGGGCAAGGTGCGAACGCTGAGCCGGTGGAACCGGAACCAGCCGCTCGAAGTATTGCTGTACAACCTGAACCCAGTGCTACGAGGCTGGTGCGCCTACTTCCAGCCCGGGGTGTCCAGCGCGACGTTCGCCTACCTGCATGGTTTCACCTGGCGCAGGGTGATGGGCTGGCTACGCCGCAAACACCCCGGATGA
- a CDS encoding amidohydrolase, which produces MNRSARAAGPAGAVLSRLWSAERLAPSLSAYHHLHAHPELSGQEHRTAAFVEARLADLSIETFRCGGTGVVGILRNGEGPVVAYRADLDGLPIQEKSGVAYASTDKGQLPDGSVTRVMHACGHDLHLTVALAAAGVLAENRAAWAGTVVWIFQPAEETASGAAAMVDDGLWEKAPRPEAVLAQHVTSLSSDQVRIGVGNVMNLGDSWRVRLRGRGAHGARPHESIDPIVLGAHLVTRLQTVVSRQVEPGSPVVLTVGTFHAGTKENIIPDEATLSLNIRTPDAQTRETVLSAVRRMIAAEASASGAHEPTIEEISRFPRCFNAPEQAGEVAAALDAVFGSDNVARDLRATGSEDVGWLADAIGVPLVFWMFGAYRPGRDPGDMPSNHTPHFAPEPEYAIPAGVRAALAALGTRLDVPS; this is translated from the coding sequence GTGAACCGGTCGGCGCGGGCGGCGGGCCCGGCAGGTGCCGTCCTGAGCCGGCTCTGGAGCGCGGAACGGTTGGCTCCGTCGCTGTCCGCCTACCACCATCTGCATGCCCATCCCGAGCTGTCCGGACAGGAGCACCGGACTGCCGCGTTCGTCGAGGCACGACTCGCCGACCTGAGCATCGAGACGTTCCGGTGCGGCGGTACGGGCGTCGTCGGCATCCTGCGCAACGGCGAAGGACCCGTCGTGGCATACCGCGCGGACCTCGACGGGCTCCCGATCCAGGAAAAGTCGGGCGTGGCCTACGCGAGCACCGACAAGGGCCAACTGCCGGACGGATCGGTGACCCGGGTGATGCACGCCTGCGGCCACGACCTCCACCTGACGGTCGCGCTCGCGGCGGCCGGCGTGCTGGCCGAGAACCGGGCCGCCTGGGCCGGCACCGTCGTGTGGATTTTCCAGCCGGCCGAGGAGACAGCCTCGGGGGCGGCGGCGATGGTCGACGACGGGCTGTGGGAAAAGGCCCCGCGTCCCGAGGCGGTGCTGGCGCAGCACGTGACATCCCTGTCGAGCGACCAGGTGCGGATCGGCGTCGGGAACGTCATGAACCTCGGCGACTCGTGGCGCGTGCGACTGCGCGGACGCGGCGCACACGGAGCCCGCCCGCACGAGTCCATCGACCCGATCGTGCTCGGTGCCCACCTCGTCACCCGCCTGCAGACCGTCGTCTCCCGGCAGGTGGAACCCGGATCCCCGGTCGTGCTCACCGTCGGCACCTTCCACGCCGGCACCAAGGAGAACATCATTCCCGACGAGGCGACCCTCTCGCTCAACATCCGCACGCCGGATGCCCAGACGCGGGAAACCGTTCTCTCCGCCGTCCGGCGCATGATCGCCGCCGAGGCGAGCGCGAGCGGCGCGCACGAGCCGACGATCGAGGAGATCAGCCGCTTTCCCCGGTGCTTCAACGCGCCGGAGCAGGCTGGCGAGGTGGCGGCGGCCCTCGATGCCGTCTTCGGGTCGGACAACGTCGCGCGTGACCTGCGGGCGACCGGCAGCGAGGACGTGGGTTGGCTCGCCGACGCGATCGGCGTGCCGCTCGTCTTCTGGATGTTCGGCGCCTACCGCCCCGGCCGGGATCCCGGCGACATGCCGTCGAACCACACGCCGCACTTCGCTCCGGAGCCCGAGTACGCCATCCCGGCAGGAGTGCGCGCCGCGCTCGCAGCTCTCGGCACCCGTCTCGACGTTCCGTCCTAG
- a CDS encoding aldo/keto reductase yields MRVRHRSPTSPIDGRPNSLTDLLREEHRMKYRPIGRTSLKASVVTFGAMGIGGGFRYPDADDAVSVRALRAALDRGINVIDTAPVYGFGHSEEVIGEAVRGRRDDVIIATKCGLWWGDDEGSYRFTWDGHAVKRNLSPRTIRIEVEESLRRLGTDRIDIYYTHNPAMPPFMTPIEDTIATLIELRDEGKILTIGASNCPPEDVETYLAHDAIEIVQRKYSLLARGVRDDILPLCASTGLSLHAYSPLANGLLTGAFTRFAPPAREGSRRDDPLFGDRFGPAMNLVEGLTAVASSVGTTPGALAIAYLLASSDAVNVICGIRRESHLDDIIAGAELDIDASVTAALDELAEDLEATAPGTA; encoded by the coding sequence ATGCGGGTGAGGCACCGCAGCCCCACCAGCCCAATTGACGGCCGGCCCAACTCGTTGACCGACCTACTTCGAGAGGAACATCGCATGAAGTACCGCCCGATCGGCCGGACCTCGCTGAAGGCGTCCGTGGTCACCTTCGGAGCCATGGGCATCGGCGGCGGATTCCGCTACCCGGATGCCGACGACGCGGTGTCGGTCCGCGCCCTACGCGCCGCCCTCGACCGCGGTATCAACGTCATCGACACTGCGCCGGTCTACGGATTCGGTCACAGCGAGGAGGTGATCGGCGAAGCCGTTCGCGGCCGCCGCGACGACGTCATCATCGCGACCAAGTGCGGGCTGTGGTGGGGCGACGACGAGGGCAGCTACCGCTTCACATGGGACGGGCACGCCGTCAAGCGCAACCTCAGTCCGCGGACCATCCGGATCGAGGTGGAGGAGAGCCTGCGCCGGCTCGGCACCGACCGCATCGACATCTACTACACCCACAACCCGGCGATGCCACCGTTCATGACGCCGATCGAGGACACGATCGCGACGCTCATCGAGCTGCGCGACGAGGGGAAGATCCTCACGATCGGTGCGTCGAACTGTCCTCCCGAGGACGTCGAGACCTACCTCGCGCACGACGCGATCGAGATCGTGCAGCGCAAGTACAGCCTCCTTGCCCGCGGAGTACGCGACGACATCCTGCCGCTGTGCGCGTCGACGGGGCTGTCCCTGCACGCCTACTCACCCCTCGCGAACGGGCTCCTCACCGGCGCGTTCACCAGGTTCGCGCCGCCGGCGCGCGAAGGCTCCCGGCGTGACGACCCACTGTTCGGCGACCGCTTCGGACCGGCCATGAACCTCGTCGAGGGACTGACCGCCGTCGCCTCGTCCGTGGGCACCACTCCCGGTGCGCTGGCGATCGCCTACCTCCTCGCGTCGTCAGACGCCGTCAACGTCATCTGCGGCATCCGTCGCGAGTCGCACCTAGACGACATCATCGCAGGCGCCGAACTCGACATCGACGCGAGCGTCACGGCCGCCCTCGACGAGCTGGCGGAGGACCTCGAGGCCACGGCCCCGGGGACGGCGTGA
- a CDS encoding tautomerase family protein translates to MVSVVGMTDLPLDRVDLPTFVDEIGCAAQTAFELPPHMRSVYLVPLPPENCTVKDGYEITFFLYTAPGKSVELKRRIVKALHDVVQASDWGDTVKVVVIIKEHAAENVGVGGILRLDMT, encoded by the coding sequence ATGGTCAGCGTCGTCGGCATGACCGATCTCCCGCTCGACAGGGTCGATCTCCCCACGTTTGTCGACGAAATCGGGTGTGCGGCGCAGACAGCCTTCGAGTTGCCCCCGCACATGCGCAGCGTCTACCTCGTGCCGCTGCCACCCGAGAACTGCACGGTGAAGGACGGCTACGAGATCACGTTCTTCCTGTACACGGCGCCCGGCAAGAGCGTGGAGCTCAAGCGTCGGATAGTGAAGGCGCTCCACGATGTCGTCCAGGCCAGTGACTGGGGCGACACCGTCAAGGTGGTGGTCATCATCAAGGAGCATGCCGCCGAAAACGTCGGAGTCGGCGGGATCCTTCGCCTCGACATGACCTGA
- a CDS encoding MetQ/NlpA family ABC transporter substrate-binding protein: MRNPLRRVITLFVVGALAVSLAACSSGSASGGDGKTVRIGVLAREEPDLNFVAEHLAQQGYTMKVQVFDDNIAMNRATEDGSIDANFFQNANYLKSYKDSNGSSLVTYGPWLQTTAVQFVSSKYDSADALPNGARIGIANDSANRARELQLLAANGLIELAKGVEAPTILDVTSNPKNLRWVEVNPRSKAAAFPDLDAMTAPSITVYLMKDPSIKALYEETPEVYRTYGGTLWVVKEGYKNTAWLDAATSFMQSADYKTWIANTYKGLKKTP, translated from the coding sequence ATGAGAAACCCCCTCAGGAGAGTGATCACGCTCTTCGTCGTCGGCGCCCTGGCCGTGTCCCTCGCGGCCTGCTCGTCCGGCTCCGCCTCCGGAGGCGACGGCAAGACGGTCAGGATCGGCGTACTCGCCCGCGAGGAGCCCGACCTGAACTTCGTGGCCGAGCATCTGGCTCAGCAGGGCTACACGATGAAGGTCCAGGTGTTCGACGACAACATCGCCATGAATCGGGCCACCGAGGACGGCAGCATCGACGCCAACTTCTTCCAGAACGCAAACTACCTCAAAAGCTACAAGGACAGCAACGGATCATCGCTCGTCACCTACGGTCCCTGGCTGCAGACCACGGCCGTGCAGTTCGTCTCGAGCAAGTACGACTCGGCCGACGCACTCCCGAACGGGGCGCGCATCGGCATCGCCAACGACTCCGCGAATCGCGCCCGGGAGCTTCAACTCCTCGCCGCCAACGGCCTCATCGAGCTCGCGAAGGGCGTCGAGGCGCCCACAATCCTCGACGTCACCTCCAACCCGAAGAACCTCCGCTGGGTTGAGGTCAACCCGCGCAGCAAGGCCGCGGCGTTCCCCGACCTGGACGCGATGACCGCTCCCTCGATCACCGTCTACCTGATGAAGGACCCCTCGATAAAGGCCCTTTACGAGGAGACGCCAGAGGTCTACCGCACCTACGGAGGCACGCTCTGGGTCGTCAAGGAGGGCTACAAGAACACCGCCTGGCTCGATGCGGCGACCTCGTTCATGCAGTCCGCGGACTACAAGACCTGGATCGCGAACACCTACAAGGGCCTCAAGAAGACGCCCTGA
- a CDS encoding methionine ABC transporter permease, which translates to MYQYEFSELFKRIILPGLLDTITMLLGSFITCTLVGFTLALVLVTTDTHGLRPNRTVHEIVSTVISMLRSVPFIILAISIIPLTRLVLGTSIGVWAAVFAITFAGSPLIARLLESAFKEVNPSLIEAARSFGASDRQITFRVIVTESVPAIVSQMTLGVISLLGFTAVAGTIGAGGLGAVALTYGYQNFNDHIMYGTVAILVVMVIGIQLGGNALYRKLR; encoded by the coding sequence ATGTACCAATACGAGTTTTCCGAGCTCTTCAAGCGGATCATCCTGCCCGGGCTGCTTGACACCATCACCATGCTGCTCGGCTCGTTCATCACGTGCACCCTGGTGGGGTTCACGCTCGCACTGGTCCTCGTAACGACCGACACACACGGGCTCCGACCCAACCGGACGGTCCACGAAATCGTGAGCACCGTTATCAGCATGCTGCGGTCGGTGCCGTTCATCATCCTCGCCATCTCGATCATCCCGCTAACCCGCCTGGTACTCGGCACGTCGATCGGCGTGTGGGCGGCGGTCTTCGCCATCACATTCGCGGGCAGCCCGCTGATCGCGCGGCTCCTCGAGAGCGCCTTCAAGGAGGTCAATCCGAGCCTCATCGAGGCGGCACGATCCTTCGGCGCGAGCGACCGGCAGATCACCTTCCGGGTCATCGTCACCGAGTCGGTACCGGCGATCGTCTCGCAGATGACGCTCGGCGTGATCTCGCTGCTCGGCTTCACCGCAGTGGCCGGCACGATCGGCGCGGGCGGCCTGGGTGCCGTCGCCCTGACCTACGGCTACCAGAACTTCAACGACCACATCATGTACGGCACCGTAGCGATCCTGGTCGTCATGGTGATCGGCATTCAGCTCGGCGGCAACGCCCTCTACCGCAAACTCCGGTAA
- a CDS encoding methionine ABC transporter ATP-binding protein, producing MIEFRDLRKSYGDHVVLDDINLNIDQREIFGLVGVSGAGKSTLLRCINRLEEIDSGSLIVDGTDVRAIGDRDLPQFRRRIGMVFQQFSLMERKNVYDNVYFPLKCQGVRRSAADRKVRDLLDLVGLGEKLKALPRELSGGQKQRVAIARALVNDPTILLCDEATSALDPNITEAVLDLLKRINGELGLTIVVVTHEVAVMKSVCTRMGLLSDGHLRAKGAVEHFFLENPELLGDFIRDAGRRPEVAPGTSLVRVVQRDVAETSLLSQLAIRTGVPFEISWGGLDRYRDRVSGSFLLHVADADLRAVCDGLTALGADWREI from the coding sequence GTGATCGAGTTCCGCGACCTGAGAAAGTCCTACGGCGATCACGTCGTGCTCGACGATATAAACCTGAATATCGACCAGAGAGAGATCTTTGGTCTGGTCGGCGTGAGCGGCGCGGGGAAGTCCACGCTGCTGCGGTGCATCAACCGGCTCGAGGAGATCGACAGCGGCAGCCTCATCGTCGACGGCACGGACGTACGCGCCATCGGCGATCGGGACTTGCCGCAGTTCCGCCGCCGGATCGGCATGGTGTTCCAGCAGTTCTCCCTGATGGAGCGCAAGAACGTTTACGACAACGTGTACTTCCCTCTCAAGTGCCAGGGCGTACGCAGATCAGCGGCCGACCGGAAGGTGCGCGATCTCCTCGACCTCGTCGGACTCGGCGAGAAGCTCAAGGCGCTGCCCCGGGAGTTGAGCGGTGGGCAGAAGCAGCGGGTCGCCATCGCGCGGGCCCTGGTGAACGATCCGACGATCCTGCTGTGCGACGAGGCCACCTCCGCGCTCGATCCGAACATCACTGAGGCGGTCCTCGATCTCCTCAAGCGCATCAATGGCGAACTCGGCCTCACGATCGTCGTGGTGACCCACGAGGTGGCGGTCATGAAGTCCGTGTGCACTCGGATGGGCCTGCTCAGCGACGGGCACCTGCGCGCGAAGGGGGCCGTCGAGCACTTCTTCCTGGAGAATCCGGAGCTGCTGGGGGACTTCATCCGCGACGCGGGGCGTCGCCCAGAAGTCGCTCCCGGCACCTCGCTCGTCCGGGTCGTCCAGCGGGACGTCGCGGAGACCAGTCTGCTGTCGCAGCTCGCCATCCGCACCGGCGTGCCGTTCGAGATCTCGTGGGGCGGGCTCGACCGCTACCGGGACCGGGTCTCGGGATCGTTCCTGCTTCATGTGGCCGACGCCGATCTTCGCGCGGTGTGCGACGGCCTGACCGCGCTCGGGGCCGACTGGAGGGAGATCTGA
- a CDS encoding FAD/NAD(P)-binding protein has product MTRFIDIRPLWTSRPSRPVIALIGAGPRGVSLLERIGANLADFTDIDHLDILVIDDTQLGAGRIWRTDQTRQMCMNTLAGAVTLFTDDTVTMAGPVAPGPTLFEWCQLALDAAHPSPSSAIQVADIDPAHRAAFASLAVRPGFVDDYRDELEAITVASHPSRSLYGEYIRWCFERALNTMPERVTVATHLARAVGIREDGGRQLIELSTGEVLACDAVVAATGWMPRDHTSEEHGFLAVLARHPEMMWVRPDNPIDQALGDVPDGATAIVRGLGMGFFDAMTLLTIGRGGRFVDDSLTRAGVRYEPSGREPKMHVTSHRGVPYRAKSLYGSLPPSAPQRHLRSVDWSTIPRPIDFDRQVWPLIVKDAFVDYYETLHRVRPEAFAAPLTTVLATIDTTEGLPSALDAAIAPHVPDATDRFDLPAAMSPVRGAFPDPETFTAWVVDYMADDLTESAKGRDSAIKAGLWSISAARQLANAIGTFGGFDAESRASGFRALQAFGGMVGSGPPAFRSRQLLALVDAGLVRFIGPAAHVIADDELGLFRAESPAVAGSAVTSPVLIDAWMHAHDVTASADTLTHSLAAAGRMRPFSVRGRDGRRHPTGGFDVDPQTGLLVRPDGTRDTAFHVAGIPLDEVMGDTIISPMPRTDPTMLRETDRVACSVLRVAAEAATSLRTSRGSRVSPTFNG; this is encoded by the coding sequence GTGACCCGGTTCATAGACATTCGTCCACTATGGACATCCCGCCCCTCCCGCCCCGTCATCGCGCTCATCGGCGCAGGCCCCCGGGGGGTATCGCTGCTCGAGCGAATCGGTGCGAATCTCGCGGACTTCACCGATATCGACCACCTAGACATACTTGTCATTGACGACACTCAACTCGGTGCGGGTCGCATCTGGCGTACCGACCAAACGCGCCAGATGTGCATGAACACCCTCGCGGGGGCCGTGACACTCTTCACCGACGACACCGTGACGATGGCCGGCCCGGTCGCACCCGGGCCCACGCTGTTCGAGTGGTGCCAGCTCGCACTCGATGCCGCGCACCCGTCGCCGTCGTCGGCGATCCAGGTGGCAGACATCGATCCGGCCCACCGCGCCGCGTTCGCCTCGCTTGCCGTCCGCCCGGGCTTCGTCGACGACTACCGCGACGAGCTTGAGGCGATCACGGTTGCATCCCATCCAAGCCGATCACTTTATGGCGAGTACATCCGCTGGTGCTTCGAGCGGGCACTCAACACCATGCCGGAACGCGTGACGGTTGCCACCCACCTGGCGCGAGCAGTCGGCATACGCGAGGACGGCGGGCGCCAGCTCATCGAACTCAGCACCGGTGAGGTGCTCGCGTGCGATGCCGTCGTGGCCGCGACCGGGTGGATGCCGCGCGACCACACGTCCGAGGAGCACGGCTTCCTGGCGGTGCTGGCCAGGCATCCCGAGATGATGTGGGTACGTCCCGACAACCCGATCGACCAGGCCCTCGGGGATGTTCCGGACGGGGCGACCGCGATCGTACGCGGGCTCGGGATGGGCTTCTTCGACGCGATGACGCTGCTGACCATCGGCCGCGGTGGGCGATTCGTCGACGACTCGCTGACGCGGGCGGGAGTGCGCTACGAACCGTCGGGCCGCGAGCCGAAGATGCACGTCACCTCTCACCGGGGCGTCCCGTACCGGGCGAAGTCGCTCTACGGCTCCCTGCCACCCTCGGCGCCGCAGCGTCACCTGCGGTCGGTCGACTGGTCGACAATCCCACGCCCCATCGACTTCGACCGTCAGGTGTGGCCGCTCATCGTCAAGGATGCATTCGTCGACTACTACGAGACGCTTCACCGCGTGCGCCCCGAAGCGTTCGCCGCCCCACTGACCACGGTCCTCGCGACGATCGACACCACCGAAGGCCTGCCGTCGGCACTCGACGCCGCGATAGCGCCACACGTTCCGGACGCCACGGACCGCTTCGACCTGCCGGCGGCGATGTCGCCGGTCCGCGGAGCGTTCCCCGATCCCGAGACATTCACCGCCTGGGTCGTCGACTACATGGCCGACGACCTCACCGAGTCGGCGAAGGGACGGGACAGCGCCATCAAGGCCGGACTGTGGTCGATCAGCGCGGCGCGACAGCTGGCGAACGCCATCGGAACGTTCGGCGGCTTCGACGCCGAGTCGCGCGCGAGCGGCTTCCGCGCCCTGCAGGCGTTCGGCGGCATGGTCGGCAGCGGCCCACCGGCCTTTCGCAGCCGGCAGTTGCTGGCCCTCGTGGACGCCGGTCTCGTCAGGTTCATCGGCCCCGCGGCGCATGTCATCGCCGACGACGAGCTCGGCCTCTTCCGCGCCGAGTCGCCCGCTGTCGCCGGTTCCGCCGTCACCAGTCCCGTGCTCATCGACGCGTGGATGCACGCGCACGACGTCACGGCCAGCGCCGATACCCTCACCCACTCGCTCGCGGCGGCGGGCCGCATGCGTCCATTCAGCGTCCGCGGACGGGACGGACGCCGGCACCCCACCGGCGGATTCGATGTCGACCCCCAGACGGGGCTACTGGTCCGTCCCGACGGCACGCGCGACACCGCGTTCCACGTCGCCGGCATCCCCCTTGACGAGGTAATGGGCGACACGATCATCAGCCCGATGCCGCGCACCGATCCCACGATGCTGCGTGAGACCGACCGCGTGGCTTGTAGCGTCCTGCGGGTGGCGGCCGAGGCCGCCACCTCCCTTCGTACGTCGAGGGGAAGCCGCGTTTCGCCGACGTTCAACGGTTGA
- a CDS encoding helix-turn-helix transcriptional regulator, translating into MYDVCVVVSEPLARRGVHQLIDGNDLVRCLLTVDTASEVTAAGGGPDMVVVLVDPLPQVVRWSCARHPTLVMMPESTKATTLEAIRAGARSVVSTATERTQLRIALNVTAAGGFYLCPMLSARLRADADGPGPERPVGGGRSGGAVTGGREAAGGGGPACAPGPGPGRDRTRSRAPRRPALAPREAATLELIAQGLTHAQTARRLGISEATVNTYVTRIRSKLDVGNKAELTLKAITLGLVQRRRSGVDPIT; encoded by the coding sequence ATGTACGACGTGTGTGTGGTGGTGTCCGAGCCGCTGGCCCGGCGCGGGGTGCACCAGCTGATCGACGGCAATGACCTGGTCCGGTGCCTGCTCACCGTCGACACGGCGAGCGAGGTGACCGCGGCCGGCGGGGGCCCCGACATGGTCGTGGTCCTGGTCGACCCGCTGCCGCAGGTGGTCCGGTGGTCCTGCGCGCGACACCCGACCCTGGTGATGATGCCGGAGTCGACGAAGGCCACGACGCTGGAGGCGATCCGGGCCGGCGCCCGCTCCGTGGTGAGCACCGCGACCGAGCGTACGCAGCTGCGGATCGCCCTCAACGTCACCGCGGCCGGCGGGTTCTACCTGTGCCCGATGCTCTCCGCCCGGCTCCGCGCCGACGCGGACGGCCCCGGCCCGGAGCGCCCGGTCGGCGGCGGCCGGTCCGGCGGCGCGGTCACCGGCGGTCGGGAGGCGGCCGGCGGCGGGGGCCCGGCCTGCGCGCCGGGTCCCGGGCCGGGCCGGGACCGAACACGTTCCCGGGCGCCCCGCCGGCCCGCGCTCGCTCCCCGGGAGGCGGCGACCCTGGAGCTGATCGCCCAGGGCCTGACGCATGCCCAGACGGCCCGCAGGCTGGGCATCTCCGAGGCCACGGTGAACACCTACGTCACCCGGATCAGGTCGAAGCTCGACGTCGGGAACAAGGCCGAGCTGACCCTGAAGGCGATCACCCTCGGGTTGGTGCAGCGTCGCCGCTCCGGCGTCGACCCGATCACCTGA
- a CDS encoding helix-turn-helix transcriptional regulator, with the protein MSTVDPPEVGGPMPVVVRWDHLAGERWPELADLTADGLVLLVLPHETTVAPLALLAAGVRAVLRDGDGTDELDLARSAVLTGGSYLSRSVAASVGGRPDGDGRGDPASLGPREVETLRCIAQGLTHRQAAHRLGVTVQTINTYAKRLRRKLGAANKAELTLRAVELGYLSV; encoded by the coding sequence ATGTCGACCGTCGACCCGCCCGAAGTCGGTGGACCCATGCCGGTCGTGGTCCGGTGGGACCACCTGGCCGGCGAACGTTGGCCGGAGCTGGCCGACCTCACCGCCGACGGGCTGGTCCTCCTCGTGTTGCCCCACGAGACGACGGTCGCCCCGTTGGCGCTGCTCGCCGCCGGGGTCCGGGCCGTCCTACGGGACGGCGACGGCACCGACGAGCTGGATCTGGCCCGGTCGGCGGTGCTCACCGGCGGGTCGTACCTGTCGCGGAGCGTGGCCGCGTCGGTCGGCGGCCGGCCGGACGGCGACGGCCGGGGAGACCCGGCGTCCCTGGGCCCCCGGGAAGTGGAGACGCTCCGGTGCATCGCCCAGGGCCTCACCCACCGGCAGGCCGCACACCGCCTCGGAGTCACGGTACAGACCATCAACACGTACGCGAAGCGGCTGCGCCGCAAGCTCGGCGCCGCCAACAAGGCCGAGCTGACCCTGCGCGCGGTCGAACTCGGCTATCTGTCGGTGTGA